GTTCCCTCACAACTGCTGGAGCGCCGCCCGGACATCGCCTCCGCCGAGCGCACGGTCGCTGAATACAACGCGCTCATCGGCGTTTACAAAGCGGCGTACTATCCGACCTTCTCGCTCACCGGTAGTGGTGGCACACAGACGTCGAGCATCTCGCAGATCGTTTCCGCGAGCGCACTCTTCTGGTCGCTCGGAGCAAGCGCGTCCGAGACCGTGCTCGACTTCGGCGCTCGCAAAGCGAATGTGCAACGCTACGAGGCGCTTTATCGCGCGAACGTTGCCACATACCGTCAGACGGTGCTCAACGCGTTCAAGGAGGTCGAAGACTACCTCGTCTCCAGCCGACAGCTGGCCGAACAAGCACAGCGCGAAAAGCTCGCCGTCGCCGCTGCAACCCGCTATCAGAACCTTGCCATGACGCGTTACAAGACCGGCGTCGACTCCTACCTGAACGTGATCACCGCGCAGACCAGCGTGCTCACGGACCAGCAAACGCTTGTGCAGCTCCAGACGCAGCAGATGACCAGCGCCGTGCAGTTGATCGCAGCACTCGGCGGAGGCTGGAACGCAAGCCAGCTTCCCTCTGAAGCAGAGGTCGGCAGGAAGCGATAACGGCAGATCAATTTGGGTAGGCGTAATGGCGGAGGGGGTGGGATTCGAACCCACGTTGGCCTTTCAGCCAAAACGGTTTTCAAGACCGTCTGTTTCAACCACTCACACACCCCTCCGCGGGTTGGTCGGGCTTTGCTCTTAGAATACCAGCACGCCTCCCGGGCGCCATCGAGCGAGCGCACACAAATACGGCAAAATGTCTCGAGCGAAGCGCAGAACTGAGAGTGCACCCGGAAGAAAGCCAAGCGACGCCTGCCTGGACGTACCTGTGAAGTGGGTGGGGTGTGGCGTCGAAGCCCTTACTGCTTGGAAAGGGTCACGGACCGGCTCCGCAGCAGTTTGCGGAGGTGCTCGCTGTAGGTTCGGCTGACCCGCAGTGAAGTTCCGCTTCGCAGCGTGATCGAGCAGTCGCGGTTCGGCAGCGTGCTCACGCTGGCGATGCGGTTCAAACGCACAATCGCCGAGCGATGCACCCGCAGAAAATGATCTTTGTTCAACTTCGATTCCAGCGTGTTGAGCGATTCACGCAGAAGGTGCGTTCGCGTGCCGACGTGCAACTCCGCGTAGTCGCCCTGCGCCTCAATCCAGTCAATCTCATCAATACTGACAAGCCGCGTCTGCTTGCCGACGCGAATCGCAATCTTATCCAGCGGCTCCACGCCCGCCTCGTCCTTGCTCTGCCATAGCGACTTCAGCCGCTTGTTGAACTCCGCCGTGGACCGCGTTCCAAGTACACGACGCGCATGTGTCAATGCTGCGTTGAAGCGTGTCTCATCCACGGGCTTCAGCAGGTAGCCGATCGCATGCACCTCAAACGCACGCATCACATATTGGTCGAACGCGGTGAGGAAGATCACAAACGGCTGGCGCTCACCTTCAAGCGTACGCATCACTTCGATGCCGTTCATCAACGGCATCTGG
Above is a genomic segment from Granulicella cerasi containing:
- a CDS encoding LytR/AlgR family response regulator transcription factor; amino-acid sequence: MKHSVLIVDDEPLARQGVALRLKAHDDLEVIGECGNGQEALAFIREHAPELVFLDIQMPLMNGIEVMRTLEGERQPFVIFLTAFDQYVMRAFEVHAIGYLLKPVDETRFNAALTHARRVLGTRSTAEFNKRLKSLWQSKDEAGVEPLDKIAIRVGKQTRLVSIDEIDWIEAQGDYAELHVGTRTHLLRESLNTLESKLNKDHFLRVHRSAIVRLNRIASVSTLPNRDCSITLRSGTSLRVSRTYSEHLRKLLRSRSVTLSKQ